The following are from one region of the Mycolicibacterium diernhoferi genome:
- a CDS encoding KasA/KasB family beta-ketoacyl-ACP synthase → MVGNGLNKLSTGNGLPNVVVTGIAMTTALATDAETTWQKLLAGESGIRKLEDDFIDLYDLPVRIGGHLLEDFDSELTKVELRRLSYLQKMAVIISRRAWANAGEPEVDPRRLMVSMGTGMGSSEELVFAYDGMRSKGLRAVSPLVVQKFMPNAAAAAVGLERSARAGVNTVISACASGSEAVANAWRHVVLGEADIAICGGVETKIEAVPIAGFAQMRIVLSNSNDDPQGACKPFDRDRNGFVFGEGGALMVIETEEHAKARGANILARIMGASVTSDGYHIVAPDPNGEQAGYAMSRAIELAGLQASDIDHVNAHATGTTVGDVAEGYAINNAMKGHKPAVYAPKSALGHSVGAVGAVESILTVLALRDGIIPPTLNLKNLDPEIDLDVVAGEPRPGDYKYAINNSFGFGGHNVALTFGKY, encoded by the coding sequence ATGGTGGGGAACGGCTTGAACAAGCTGTCTACGGGGAATGGTCTGCCCAACGTGGTCGTCACTGGCATCGCCATGACGACCGCGTTGGCGACCGATGCCGAAACGACGTGGCAGAAGCTGCTTGCCGGTGAGAGCGGCATCCGCAAGCTCGAAGACGACTTCATCGACCTGTATGACCTACCGGTGCGAATCGGCGGCCATCTGCTCGAGGACTTCGACAGCGAGCTGACCAAGGTGGAGCTTCGCAGGTTGTCCTACCTGCAGAAGATGGCCGTGATCATCAGCCGCCGGGCCTGGGCCAATGCCGGCGAACCCGAGGTGGACCCGCGACGCCTGATGGTGTCGATGGGTACCGGTATGGGTTCCTCGGAGGAACTGGTCTTCGCCTACGACGGGATGCGCAGCAAGGGACTGCGTGCGGTCTCCCCGCTGGTGGTCCAGAAGTTCATGCCCAATGCCGCCGCGGCGGCCGTCGGCCTGGAACGCAGCGCGCGGGCCGGGGTGAACACGGTGATCTCGGCGTGCGCATCCGGCTCGGAAGCCGTCGCCAACGCCTGGCGGCACGTCGTGCTCGGCGAAGCCGATATCGCCATCTGCGGTGGTGTGGAAACCAAGATCGAGGCGGTGCCGATCGCCGGCTTCGCCCAGATGCGCATCGTGCTGTCCAATTCCAACGATGACCCGCAGGGCGCCTGCAAGCCGTTCGACCGGGACCGGAACGGTTTCGTCTTCGGTGAGGGTGGCGCGCTGATGGTCATCGAGACCGAGGAGCACGCCAAGGCCCGCGGCGCCAACATCCTGGCCCGCATCATGGGTGCCAGCGTCACCTCGGACGGCTATCACATCGTGGCCCCGGACCCCAACGGGGAGCAGGCCGGGTATGCCATGAGCCGGGCCATCGAACTGGCCGGGCTGCAGGCCTCCGACATCGACCACGTCAATGCGCATGCCACCGGCACCACCGTCGGCGACGTGGCCGAGGGATACGCCATCAACAATGCGATGAAGGGGCACAAGCCGGCGGTGTACGCACCGAAGTCGGCTCTGGGCCACTCGGTCGGTGCGGTAGGTGCGGTGGAGAGCATCCTCACCGTGCTCGCCCTGCGCGACGGGATCATCCCGCCGACGCTGAATCTCAAGAATCTGGACCCGGAGATCGACCTGGATGTCGTGGCTGGCGAGCCGCGACCCGGTGACTACAAGTACGCGATCAACAATTCGTTCGGATTCGGTGGGCACAATGTGGCGCTCACCTTCGGAAAATACTGA
- a CDS encoding acyl-CoA carboxylase subunit beta, whose protein sequence is MTIMAPEAAAESLDPRDPLLRLKTFFDDGSVSLLHERDKSGVLAAAGTVNGVRTIAFCTDGTVMGGAMGIEGCAHIVNAYDVAIEEQSPIVGIWHSGGARLAEGVKALHAVGLVFEAMIRASGYVPQISVVVGFAAGGAAYGPALTDVIVMAPDSKVFVTGPDVVRSVTGEDVDMVSLGGPEAHHKKSGVCHIVADDELDAYERGRRLVGLFCQQGHFDRSKAEAGDTDLKALMPESARRAYDVHPIVEALLDKDSHFEEFQSRWAPSIVVGLGRLAGRTVGVIANNPLRLGGCLNSESAEKSARFVRLCDAFGIPLVVVVDVPGYLPGVDQEWGGVVRRGAKLLHAFGEATVPRVTLVTRKIYGGAYIAMNSRSLGATKVFAWPEAEVAVMGAKAAVGILHKRKLAAAADDERDALHEELAAEHERIAGGVDSAIEIGVVDAKIDPAHTRSVITQALAEAPARRGRHKNIPL, encoded by the coding sequence ATGACCATCATGGCTCCCGAAGCGGCCGCCGAGTCGCTCGACCCGCGCGATCCGCTGCTGCGCCTGAAGACCTTCTTCGACGACGGCAGCGTCTCGTTGCTGCACGAGCGCGACAAGTCCGGTGTGCTGGCGGCCGCCGGTACCGTCAACGGTGTGCGGACCATCGCGTTCTGCACCGACGGCACCGTCATGGGTGGCGCGATGGGCATCGAGGGGTGCGCGCACATCGTCAACGCCTACGACGTCGCCATCGAGGAGCAGAGCCCGATCGTCGGGATCTGGCACTCCGGCGGTGCGCGACTGGCCGAGGGCGTCAAGGCGCTGCACGCGGTCGGTCTGGTCTTCGAGGCGATGATCCGGGCTTCCGGTTACGTCCCGCAGATCTCGGTGGTGGTCGGCTTCGCCGCCGGCGGCGCCGCCTACGGTCCCGCGCTGACCGACGTCATCGTGATGGCCCCGGACAGCAAGGTTTTCGTCACCGGCCCCGACGTGGTGCGCAGCGTGACCGGCGAGGACGTCGACATGGTGTCCCTCGGCGGCCCGGAGGCCCATCACAAGAAGTCCGGTGTGTGCCACATCGTCGCCGACGATGAGCTCGACGCCTACGAGCGTGGCCGCCGCCTCGTCGGATTGTTCTGCCAGCAGGGTCATTTCGACCGCAGCAAGGCCGAGGCCGGCGACACCGACCTCAAGGCCCTGATGCCCGAGTCCGCGCGGCGCGCCTACGACGTGCACCCGATCGTCGAAGCGCTGCTGGACAAGGATTCGCACTTCGAGGAGTTCCAGTCCCGCTGGGCCCCGTCCATCGTGGTCGGCCTGGGCCGCCTCGCCGGGCGCACCGTCGGCGTCATCGCCAACAACCCACTGCGCCTCGGCGGCTGCCTGAACTCCGAAAGCGCCGAGAAGTCAGCCCGTTTCGTGCGGCTGTGCGATGCCTTCGGTATCCCGCTGGTGGTCGTCGTGGACGTGCCCGGCTATCTGCCCGGCGTGGATCAGGAGTGGGGCGGTGTGGTGCGCCGCGGCGCCAAGCTGCTGCACGCGTTCGGTGAAGCCACCGTCCCGCGCGTCACGCTGGTCACCCGCAAGATCTACGGCGGCGCCTACATCGCGATGAACTCTCGCTCGCTGGGCGCCACCAAGGTCTTCGCCTGGCCGGAGGCCGAGGTCGCCGTGATGGGTGCCAAGGCCGCGGTCGGCATCCTGCACAAGCGCAAGCTGGCCGCCGCCGCCGATGACGAGCGCGACGCCCTGCACGAGGAACTGGCCGCCGAGCACGAGCGGATCGCCGGTGGCGTGGACAGCGCCATCGAGATCGGCGTGGTGGACGCGAAGATCGATCCCGCGCACACCCGCAGCGTGATCACCCAGGCGCTGGCCGAGGCGCCCGCACGGCGCGGCCGGCACAAGAACATCCCGCTGTAG